One genomic segment of Hordeum vulgare subsp. vulgare chromosome 2H, MorexV3_pseudomolecules_assembly, whole genome shotgun sequence includes these proteins:
- the LOC123430125 gene encoding putative disease resistance protein RGA4: MAQQSGNDLKTVMEKLLQAFEDEVDTELPQREKLDHIFRILKANKEKIISEPPEVEKKEKLPELLRSIGDALQQCKARSKQQQQSQSDNHNAKSKKMTMPSVSDCNPFKSRSSQLSVDVDPLLEQTIAILGDVPPPPFPNQDAGEEAVTELYEWTTSFVDESRIYGWEKEADEVVDALVGSGTGVDDEVLFRTAGIAGIHGSGKTALAQKVFVHDRIKDAFPLRLWVCVGPPDSEDRFNLLYRMLDNLGLDTAKVEDIVDKAEVVVKAATPDDKERSKIGVLLFILYVTLYKTGYLIVFDDMRAYSDWYSNLTLQPPKEDEWYERLAYGLPKARKSAVLVTCRSEDHARVMVRTGGVFHPPKLEGEDGWKLFHREYKAAKDKDNKDKGEKEEEDKLYKELQQMQKEIIGKCLGLPVAIVQAAKGFAALDHEPEPEVKDSAAADQTATNKTVPATEV; encoded by the coding sequence ATGGCGCAGCAAAGCGGCAATGATCTCAAGACTGTAATGGAGAAGCTGCTCCAGGCGTTCGAGGACGAAGTGGACACCGAGCTGCCTCAAAGGGAGAAGCTGGACCACATCTTCCGCATcctcaaggcaaacaaggagaagatcatCTCGGAGccaccggaggtggagaagaaggagaaactgcCGGAGCTGCTGCGCAGCATCGGCGATGCCCTGCAGCAATGCAAGGCACGGtccaagcagcagcagcagtctcAGTCTGACAACCACAACGCCAAGAGTAAGAAGATGACAATGCCGTCGGTGAGCGACTGCAACCCTTTCAAGTCCCGATCCTCGCAGCTGTCCGTCGACGTCGACCCCTTGCTGGAGCAGACCATCGCCATTCTCGGCGatgttcctcctcctccttttcctaatCAAGATGCAGGGGAGGAGGCCGTGACGGAACTCTACGAGTGGACAACGAGCTTCGTGGATGAGAGCCGGATATACGGCTGGGAAAAGGAGGCAGACGAGGTGGTCGACGCCctcgtaggcagtggcacgggggTGGACGATGAGGTGCTGTTCAGGACGGCGGGCATCGCCGGGATCCACGGCAGCGGCAAGACGGCGCTGGCGCAGAAGGTGTTCGTCCATGACAGGATCAAGGACGCCTTCCCTCTCCGCCTGTGGGTCTGCGTCGGCCCGCCGGACAGCGAGGACAGGTTCAACCTTCTCTACCGGATGCTCGACAACCTCGGCCTGGACACCGCCAAGGTGGAGGACATCGTGGACAAAGCCGAGGTCGTGGTGAAGGCAGCCACCCCGGATGACAAGGAGAGGTCCAAGATCGGCGTGCTGCTCTTCATCCTCTACGTGACGCTGTACAAGACGGGGTACCTTATCGTGTTCGACGACATGAGGGCGTACAGCGACTGGTACAGCAACCTGACGCTGCAGCCACCCAAGGAAGACGAGTGGTACGAGCGCCTCGCCTACGGCCTGCCCAAAGCCAGGAAGAGCGCGGTGCTCGTCACCTGCCGCAGCGAGGACCATGCCAGGGTGATGGTGCGCACCGGCGGCGTGTTTCACCCTCCCAAGCTCGAGGGCGAGGATGGGTGGAAGCTCTTCCACCGGGAGTACAAGGCGGCCAAAGACAAGGACAACAAGGACAAGGgcgagaaagaggaggaagacaaGCTTTACAAGGAACTACAACAGATGCAGAAGGAGATCATCGGAAAGTGCCTCGGCCTTCCGGTGGCCATCGTCCAGGCCGCCAAGGGCTTCGCCGCGCTCGACCACGAGCCGGAACCTGAGGTGAAAGATAGCGCTGCCGCCGATCAGACTGCGACGAACAAGACCGTACCTGCAACTGAGGTCTGA